Genomic DNA from Desulfovibrio sp. UCD-KL4C:
TTTGGCAGTTCTGAAACCGCGTTTATTAAAACGGTATTCGATGTCGGTTCCATCCGGCAGATGGACTTCGCAGAGTTGTCCTGTTTTCAGGTATTCGTATCTGGTAATGCCTTCAGGCGAGTTCTTTTCGGACAAGTCGCCGTCTTCATCGTAAGTATAGGTGGTTTCACCTGCTCGAATCAGTTGGTCAAGATCGTTGTAGCGGTATTCCTGTTTGTCACTGCTTGCGACATGGGAGAAAACACGCTGGCCCATCTGATTGTAGCGGTATATTTCAACATTCTCGCCGTTGTATTTGACCAGTCGGAGTCGTCCTCCTTCATCATACTGATATTCAAGGACATGACTTGATTCAGCTGAGACAAGCAACTTGTCTTCGATCCTGAGATTTTCATCACGGTTTACAGCAAGGACTGCGTATGTGCTTTCAGTCTTCGGGGTAAGGAACTGGAGTACTTCATCTGCGATTTCATTAATGTCTACATTGTCACGCTGCATCTCATCGCGGATTGATTTGCCTGTACCGATCTGGGGTGTTCTTGATTGGGATGTCATGGGCTTGAGTTTGGAACCTCCACCACTGAGGTGTTTTTCGAACTCGTTCTGGATTTCGTTTCCGTAGATGGTTTGCTTCAGCTTCTGCACCACAGGCAGGTTGGGATTCTCTTGCATGAACTTGGCATGGACCATGCGCTTCAACTTGGTATGCATGGTTTTGGTTTCTTCCCATTCATAGTTCTTTTGGTCCCATCTGCGCTTGATCTCAGGCTTCATCATTGAAGGGTACATACGATCGCTAGTTGAGAATTCAGAAAAATCAGGTCTGGGATCAGCAAGTTCTTCACCCGTCCTGTGATCTACGATCTTCCAGAGGTTTTCGATTTGCATCTCCGCTGGTTCTGTTTCTCCGTATAGTGCGAGGCCGGTTGTAGGTTCATTGCGGGGTCTAAGTGCCATCTTGTAGTGGTTGAAAGATTTCATCTTTCCTCCATAGTTTATAATTATGGGGCTGTGTTATGAACCCTTATGGTCCAAAACAACTCCTCCCTCTATATTTATAAACTACCGAGAAGAACGGACCTTGAGTGACTTGACAATGCCCATTTTTGAAGAAAGATGTCATTTTATTGGGATAGAAAGCTGATTTGTATGAAACTGAGACGAGGCAGTAGGGCGGATATACTCCAACAGTTTACAGAACACCAAGTCGTTCCGGTTGTACAATTTCAGGCACATAGGTTATTGCAATTGTTCTGTTTGCAGGGGAGTATGTGATCTTCTGGAATCCTTTTCCTGTACTGATTTTGATTTCGTTATCATTGAGGAATACTGGCACAGTTTGGGATTCAGCTACTGTTGCCAGTGTCAGTTCCAGAAACTGTTCTCTTGTGGTGAAAGATACTACTTCATCGATGGTTGTTGCTCCTGCTGTGTTAGCCAGAAGAACAATACTCAAGACTAATGCTATTAGAATTATTGATTTTATGATTTTCATTTGATTTCTCCTGTGACGGTGAAGTTCGGTTGACCGAAGAATTTGATGTGTTGAAAAAGAAAAGGCCCCGAACCGAAGTTCAGGGCCATAATAGATGGAATATGTATCTATAAATGTAGGTTATAGAGCATTCTTGATAGATTCACGATATTCCTGAACGTCCTGCTCAGTAATTTTGATATGTTTAACTTCACCGTCTTCTTCAATGACGATGGGGGTATTGGTCAGTAACGCAATTTCACGTGCTTTGAGAGCTGAACGTTTAAGTGCCTTTTCAATAAGGTCTTTGAACTCATCATGGTTTTTATCCATTATTTACCTCCTGAGTCGATCAACTGAGGACTCTTGCCCTTATTCTTAAAGAAAAACCATTCATCAACAAGTTCTTTGTATACTGGAAAATTGTTCAGTCCATTATGGAAACGTCTTCTGATGGCATCTTCAGGAATGTTGTGTCCGCCCTGAGACACCCTATAGGCTACACGGTCTATAGCGGCTTGTTCATTGTCCAGAGATAGGAACACCAGAGTTACTTTATATCCTTGGCTTTGCCATTTAGGTATTTTCTTGATGTATCCTTTACCTGATAGAGTTGTTTCCAGTGAGAAACTGAATCCTTCTGCAACGTACTTGTCGATCTGTTTCAGCATCAGCTTTCCGGCTTGTATTGCTTCAGATTCGGGAGAGAAGGGTGCTAGTCCGCTGGCGATCTTATCCGCATTCACGAAGAGTGGCGTCTCGAACAGGCTTGGCAGGAATTGGTAAACAAAGGTTGTTTTATCTGCTCCGTTGGGACCTGCAATGATGACATCTGTTTATTAGACATATCTTGCTGGTTGTTTGCTAAGTAGTTGATTAATTTAATTTGTGTTTATACAATACACTGTAAAGTAAATATCCGCAGTATGAAAAACGGTCAAATTTTAAATATTGGTATCAACAATTTAAAAAAGTACATTCATGTCAACCAAATGCCAACCAACTTAGAAATGAAGGTTGATATTGTTACTTTTTTCGAAAAATAAATATAATTATTTCAAGTAGTTAAATATAAGATATCGGATTCCTAATCTTGGTGTCACAAGTTCGATTCTTGTCGTGGTCATCATCTTAAATTATATTGAAGGGTTAACTCATGTTTTGAGTTGACCCTTTTCTGCGTTTTACGGGGTGGTGCCAACTGGGGATGCCAACCTGATTACTTGAGCTTGATTATGATTATGATTGCGGTAATAATTTGCATTTTGGGTATGAAAGTTGTATTCTTAAAAAATCATAAATATAACAATTTAGGGATAACATGGAATATTATTTTATCGAGAATGAGAGTGTTAAGGGGCCTGTTTCCAAGCGTAGTATGGTTTCCATCATTGAATATGGAGATCTCACAGAAGAATCATTAGTCAGATACATGTCTGAAGAATGGAGCCGGATAGGTGATACAGAGTTTAAAGATAAATTATCATCTCCTAAAACAAAAAAAATGGAAATAGGAAAAGGTGTTATTAAATTATCGAAAAATGAAGATGAGCTTCGAACTGATTTTAGGCAATTTTTGAAAAGACCAAGAAGTTTTCTTCGCGCATTGATTGACGCAAGAGGTTTAAAAAAACAAGTAGAAGTGTGGGTTAAATATTACGGGGTTTTTGATGTAAAGGACTATTCTTCGTATAGCGTTGAGGGATTGGATAACGAAACTGGATATTATGCTGGCGATTTGATCGCATGGGCTAAGGAATGTTCACCAGTTAAAAAACCTAAAATTTTATTTGCGGGTGAAAGTACGGATAATGCCGATGTCGTAGCTCCTTATTTTAATGCCAGTGAATATTGGTCTACGGGTATTATCGGATGCGATATTGAGTGGGATTTCAATGATCATGCGCCGACGAATCTCCCCGTTGCGGATGTAATTGTCAGCCAGTCAATGATTGAGCATATATTGTCACCAATGCAGCACTTAGAAGCTCTTGTAAATAGTTTGAATCCAGAAGGGATTTTGTTGGTATCAACATGCATGCCAAGGTTTACTTATCACCGTTATCCTCATGATACATTACGATATCACCCTGATTGGTTCGAGGCTTTTGCAGATAAATTCGGTCTGACAGTTGTTCGACGCAGAATTGTTGGTTTCTTTATTTCATATTGTTTTAAGAAAGAAATGTAACTAAATGACAATGTGGCAGCATTTTAAAGTTGCTACATTGTTTATTATTGCCTCACCATTGAAGTATCCTATAGATGACGGACAGTCTTTGGTCTATTTAATCCTTATACTGTTTGGCGGAATAATAGAGTAAAACTGAAAGTCATTTCAAAACTATTTCGTTCTATTTCAGAGGGAGTAATGACTCGGGAGGAGGTACCTAATAAGGATCTACCCAAACGAATCGATTTGTATCGAGGTGATCAATTTGAGTAGCTTTCTTGTGTACTCTCTGGAGTTAAGAGAGTCTGTTACTTGCTACTATACAAAGCATAGAATTACTCCCGATAAGATTTCTATAATCAAAAAAGCATATGCGGAAATGGATTGCCAGTATGCAGAGTATAGTAGTCAGGCTATGAAGAAACTTGTAAAAACTTGCAAATCTTTAGCGATATTAGAGTTAGATAGATTCACACGCTTCACCATACAACTCTACAAAGACCACATTTCCACCTGATCCACAGAATCATCCAAAAAATAAAAGAATAATCAAGCCCACTCTGTGACCACCACATAACCTCCAAATTTAACAACATATTAAATTAGAAGGAGATTCTGATGGTTAAAAATAACGATCCACTGTTTAATCTTATCTACGCATATACACGGAAACAAACTATCGAAGATTGAAATCTGATTGATGTGACCTAGCAGGCGAGGGATAATAAAATCACTCTTACGATTGATCTAAAACTCATACTAGATACTTGGGAGTGAATAAAGGTCTAACGGAATATTATTGCAAATATTAAGCTGAGGATAGTTTTCAATAAAAAGACCCCGCACCTAAGTACGAGGTCATAGAAGCTGAATTGAACTTTAAAATAAGCCTGCATAGCTTCTAGATTTTAGAACTCAATCTGCTCAATTCTTCTTCTATAATGTTTTGCAAATTTTCACTGAACATCGCCTTGCCATATCCTGTAATACGAGAATTTACATGTGTTTTTAAAGGTCCGGTTGACATGTTCTTTGAATCAAAGGACCAGTTTTTAATAATACCTTGGCATTTATCAACGTCAGAATGAGGATCTATAAATTGAACAATTTTTGAAAAATATTTAACAGGATCAGATTTAATATCTTCATATTGAAGAGCTAATACTCTATGATTATTTGATTTGTATTTTTCAAATTCTATTTTCATGCACTTCCAATCGTGAATTAATTTTTTAAGAGTTTTAGCTGTGATAATATCACTTGTCTCATTTGTCTGGTAAGAATCGATCATTAAAAAATCGTTTATTGTAAATCTGCACATTTCTGCATCAGCTCTGTTTGTCTTAGTCGACCTATAGAAATGCATTATATAAGAAGCTAGGAAATCGTATAAATTACGATGTAAAAAAATAATTTTTGCTTCAGGAAAAACTCTCTGAATGCGCGGAAAAACTTCAGTAGAAAGAGCTGTCGTCTTGTCTCCAATAGCCGTAGTGCCTGCTTTCTGTCGTAAAAAACAGTTAAGCACAATTTCACGGGTTGCTTGATCTGCTATTTTCTGGGTAACGCTGGTTTTATTGTCTTCAGAAACAAAATTACGTTTTTCAATTGTTTTTATTTCGACCAGATCATCAAGCCAATTTTGCTTTCGATCGCATATATAATCACCCCATTGATAAATTGATTTATAGATTGAATCATAAAGTGATGGTGTGTTTTTTAAACCAGACGCAAAGAAAAGGCCCTCTCCGATACAGCAAATGCCATTAACGTCATTAAGCATATTCTTAATCCACGTAGATCCCGTCTTCGGAAGTCCTGTTATAAAAAAGAATTGTTTTATCATCGTCCCTAGTTCCTATCTCAAATTAATATCAAGTCTATTCATAAACAGATAGGTTAGAGTAGACTTTTTATGGGGTTATTTTGGGGTGTTGCCAAACGGGAATGCCAACCTTGTTTGTTTGAGATTAATTGTGATAATTAGTATCCTGACGATACTGATCTATTTTTCACTCGGTGTTTTGCGAGCCGTTCAAAGTGTTTTGCCTGTAAGTTTCGCTTAGTTGCTAATCTAGGGATACATTTTTTTTAATGTTTTTTGTAGAAGAATATGGATCATTTGTGCGCAGTCTTTCGTAAATGTTTTCCCCACCCAATTTTTTGCATCTCTGTCGTTGTTGTAAAGCAAAAGAAATAAAACATGAAATTTAAAAAGATCATGCGCTAAGCTGAATTTATGTAAAGAGTATTATTGTTAGGTCTTAGTATCAAAGAATCCAACGATCCCCAGAATCATCTTAAAAAATCACATTACACCAAATATAAAAAAATAAGTTTGGCGTGACCAACTCCAGCACCACAGGATAACCTTTAAATTTCAAAACATACTAAATTGAAAAATATTTTGATGGTCAATAATAGCTATCCACTGTTTAATCTTATCTACGCATATACACGGAAACAAGATACCTAAGATGGCAATCTGATTGATGTTACAGCGCAAGCGAAGGAATCAGGTTTTAAAGTTCCAGTCTGCGTATCATTAAATCTACACGCAAAAGACATCACCCCCCAGCGGTTTAGAAGGAGAAGGGCAGAGCATTGAAGGTCGACTTCATGAGCTTGGGCCTTTTTTCCTTTTTTTATACCATTCCTGATCTCCGTATAGTTCATCTGCACAGTTTTCACAGAGACCATGACTAAATTGAGAATTTGTTCGAGCTTCTATGTAGGTTTCAAGCTCTCTCCAGTAGCCTTCGTCGTCCCTGATTTTTTTGCAACTAGAGCATATAGGTAATAGGTCTTGTAATGTGTTTATATTTTGTTGCTGTTTTTCAATTAAATTTTTATTTTCAGATAAGATTTTTCCTATATAAATTATTGAAACTAGGGATAGTAACGTTACTATAAATCCCGGTAGTTCACTTAGTATTTTTGTATTTGAAGTTTGTTCAATAAAATTGTTCCATATTAAAAAAGTAAGTATTTGTCTCAAAGTCATTAGAAAAAACATTCCTGCAAGAAAAATAATTTTCCATTCGCCATATTTAATAGAAATATAAATAGCTAAGATACAAGATGTTAATCTGATTGCTATGGATATTAGGAGTTCTTGTGTTGGCGCTGTGATGATTGATAAATATGCAAAAATAAATATGGCTGTTATTGAGATGTATACTTTGTTTTTTAACGTAAATAACATTGGCTAGTCCTTTTCAAGTAGAGATTTTGCATAGCATAAAATATAACGTATTAATTTAGTATATATTTTAACTACTGACAGGCAACGAAAGGGGGGGTACTACTCTGATATTGAGTCATATTTAACAGCAATGATACAGATAGTAAACTTGTCTGAACACATGATTAAATATGTAAAGCCTGCTCATATGATTTTCTGGAGAATCTTCTATGGTAACCTCAATGCTCAATTACGATTGAAAACACTTTTACTTTACCTTAAAATAAATAAAACTTGTTATGGGGGGTAATAATTACCCTGCAGCTATATAATGGAATTTGGAGGATAGGTATGTTCAGAGATCTTAGCATCAAATGGAAAGTTTTAATTATATCTGTGGCCGGGCCTTTGGTTGTCGCCCTAGTCATGGATTTTATGCAATCTCAGTCTATAAGAAAACAAGCCGTTCAGGCCATTGTAGCTCAATCTAGAGCTATTACCCTGCAGGCTGAAGCAACGCGTGACGAGATGGCTAAAAAACTCAAACTCGGTATCATAAAGCCCTTTGACCAAATTTCTAAGAAAAATATTCTCGAGGCCGTGCCGGTTATCACCGCCATTTCTACTGCAAAGGCAAATGCGAAGAAGCTAGGCTATCAATTCCGCGTTCCCAAGGAATCGCCCCGCAACCCGCTCAACAAACCTACGCCTTTCGAATCCAAAATTTTAGCTGAACTTAAGGAAAAGAACCTAGAAGAACTAGTTATCCGTGAAACCGGACAGGTTCGCTATTTCAGGCCTATCCGCCTATCAGAGGAATGCCTTTACTGCCATGGCGACCCCAAGGGCCAGCACGACGCTGTAGGTGGAATCAAGGAAGGATGGAAAGCTGGTGAGATTCACGGAGCTTTTGAGCTCGTTTTTTCCATGGACAAGGCCAATGCCAAAATCGCAACGGCAGGTTTGCAACTGGCAGGAATTACCGCAGCTATTTTAGCGCTGATCACCATCGTGGTCTGGATACTGCTCAAAAAGAGTATCATTGGCCCTCTTTTGAACATTGAAACTTTTGCATCCAATGTTGCAGATGGCGACCTGAACGCCAAACCTAATGGCTCGTTCAGTGCAGAACTGGGCAGCGTCAAACATGCTATTGAAACTATGGTGGGCCGTCTTAAGGAAAAGATGGAGGAAGCTAGCTTTAAGAGCAAGGAAGCTGAGGCCCAGACCTTGCGCGCTGAAGAAGCTCTAGAAACAACCAAGACTCAGGAAGCCAAGGTTTCATCCCTGTTGCAGAAGATTACGCGTATTGCCCAGAAAGCGCAGGGTATCGGCCAACAGGTGTCTTCCGCCGCCGAAGAGTTGTCGGCACAGATCGAGCTCGTTAATCGCGGTGCAGACATTCAGAATCAGCGCACCACCGAAACAGTCACGGCCATGGAAGAGATGAACGCCACGGTCCTGGAAGTCGCACGTAATTCCGGTTCGGCGGCTGAATCGGCAGACACCGCCCGTGAATACGCTGGCGAAGGATCTCAGGTGGTCGAACAATCCGTTGAATCTATCCAGTTGGTCTATGAACAAGCCAAGCTGCTCAAAGTGGAAATGACTGCCTTGGGACAGAAAGCTGATGACATCAACCGCATTCTTGAAGTCATAAACGATATCGCCGACCAGACCAATCTTCTGGCTCTGAACGCAGCCATTGAAGCGGCCAGAGCGGGCGACGCCGGACGCGGATTCGCAGTTGTAGCTGATGAGGTCCGCAAGCTGGCAGAAAAAACTATGAACGCAACCAAGGATGTATCCGCTACCATCGTGGCCATCCAGACTGGCGCACACAACAATATCGAGAGCGTGGACCGTTCGGCTAAGGCCACCGAGGCAGCCACTGATCTGGCCCACAAGTCCGGTGAGGCTCTTGATCGCATCGTCGGACTTGTTAATGACACCTCGGATCAGGTTCGCTCCATTGCCACCGCCGCGGAAGAGCAATCCGTAGCCAGCGATGAGATTAACCAAGCTGTGGATGACATCAACCGCATCACCCAAGAAACATCGGCGGGAATGAACGAATCTGCCAAGTCCGTGGCCGAACTGACAACATTGGCTCAGGAGCTACAGGCCCTGATCGACGAAATGGTGGACAACGACTAACGAAACCACCA
This window encodes:
- a CDS encoding RHS repeat-associated core domain-containing protein yields the protein MKSFNHYKMALRPRNEPTTGLALYGETEPAEMQIENLWKIVDHRTGEELADPRPDFSEFSTSDRMYPSMMKPEIKRRWDQKNYEWEETKTMHTKLKRMVHAKFMQENPNLPVVQKLKQTIYGNEIQNEFEKHLSGGGSKLKPMTSQSRTPQIGTGKSIRDEMQRDNVDINEIADEVLQFLTPKTESTYAVLAVNRDENLRIEDKLLVSAESSHVLEYQYDEGGRLRLVKYNGENVEIYRYNQMGQRVFSHVASSDKQEYRYNDLDQLIRAGETTYTYDEDGDLSEKNSPEGITRYEYLKTGQLCEVHLPDGTDIEYRFNKRGFRTAKYINSQLVQRYQWKDSTTLTAVEDAEGISKFHYNEHGRVMGMSQNGQVFLFATDQLGSIFTVADSSGNSVQDILYDSFGRRVYNSASEHDLVLGFAAGLHDSDTGLIHFGYREYDPVMGRFISPDPLCYEGGDVDLYGYCLDDPINFVDRDGLHGSSERTDDENENEDSDDPKNEKSEDSKESGKEAKKAAKKKGKNYLKRLVGSAAKGAVRGFFVGGGAAGPAGAATGTIVGPAIQMLYDVSSDAVLGKNKPNEEAENSIREQHDVLRENNKLGRR
- a CDS encoding zeta toxin family protein, translating into MNADKIASGLAPFSPESEAIQAGKLMLKQIDKYVAEGFSFSLETTLSGKGYIKKIPKWQSQGYKVTLVFLSLDNEQAAIDRVAYRVSQGGHNIPEDAIRRRFHNGLNNFPVYKELVDEWFFFKNKGKSPQLIDSGGK
- a CDS encoding sulfotransferase; its protein translation is MIKQFFFITGLPKTGSTWIKNMLNDVNGICCIGEGLFFASGLKNTPSLYDSIYKSIYQWGDYICDRKQNWLDDLVEIKTIEKRNFVSEDNKTSVTQKIADQATREIVLNCFLRQKAGTTAIGDKTTALSTEVFPRIQRVFPEAKIIFLHRNLYDFLASYIMHFYRSTKTNRADAEMCRFTINDFLMIDSYQTNETSDIITAKTLKKLIHDWKCMKIEFEKYKSNNHRVLALQYEDIKSDPVKYFSKIVQFIDPHSDVDKCQGIIKNWSFDSKNMSTGPLKTHVNSRITGYGKAMFSENLQNIIEEELSRLSSKI
- a CDS encoding methyl-accepting chemotaxis protein, whose amino-acid sequence is MFRDLSIKWKVLIISVAGPLVVALVMDFMQSQSIRKQAVQAIVAQSRAITLQAEATRDEMAKKLKLGIIKPFDQISKKNILEAVPVITAISTAKANAKKLGYQFRVPKESPRNPLNKPTPFESKILAELKEKNLEELVIRETGQVRYFRPIRLSEECLYCHGDPKGQHDAVGGIKEGWKAGEIHGAFELVFSMDKANAKIATAGLQLAGITAAILALITIVVWILLKKSIIGPLLNIETFASNVADGDLNAKPNGSFSAELGSVKHAIETMVGRLKEKMEEASFKSKEAEAQTLRAEEALETTKTQEAKVSSLLQKITRIAQKAQGIGQQVSSAAEELSAQIELVNRGADIQNQRTTETVTAMEEMNATVLEVARNSGSAAESADTAREYAGEGSQVVEQSVESIQLVYEQAKLLKVEMTALGQKADDINRILEVINDIADQTNLLALNAAIEAARAGDAGRGFAVVADEVRKLAEKTMNATKDVSATIVAIQTGAHNNIESVDRSAKATEAATDLAHKSGEALDRIVGLVNDTSDQVRSIATAAEEQSVASDEINQAVDDINRITQETSAGMNESAKSVAELTTLAQELQALIDEMVDND